In the genome of Tannockella kyphosi, one region contains:
- a CDS encoding alanine/glycine:cation symporter family protein — MIEQIEQINGIINGYIWGVPALTLLIGTGILMTLRTKGFQFRYFKHMWDVTIGAVFKNKDITSSKDKNSISQFQALCTALSATIGTGNITGIAVAITSGGPGAIFWMWIAAIVGMMTNFSENVLGIFYRRKNKDGEWCGGAMYYLEDGLGAKFKTLGKVLAVLFASFAMIASFGIGNMGQVSSIKESILTAAGATGNVTASIVIGLVIMFLAGLVILGGITRIAKANEKIVPAMAGVYILGAIIIIVMHSNQIIPAFQAIFSHALSSEAITGGTLGTAITWGFKRGVFSNEAGLGSSVIVHSASNVKEPVVQGLWGIFEVFFDTIIVCTLTALVILTSGLVSLETGVPFNSDLSSLGLVTEIFGSVFGTLGGVFLAVAITLFAFSTVLGWSYYGTKSCEYLFGTKASQVYKLAFLGVVVVGCVLDASLIIDISDTFNGFMAIPNLIGVVTLSGLVVKITNNYVQRVIKKKDIEPMLSNFADLQALHAKEIAEK; from the coding sequence ATGATTGAACAGATTGAACAGATTAACGGAATTATCAATGGGTATATTTGGGGTGTACCTGCACTTACTTTATTAATTGGTACGGGTATTTTAATGACTTTACGTACAAAAGGATTTCAGTTTAGATATTTTAAGCATATGTGGGATGTAACAATTGGGGCTGTATTTAAGAATAAAGATATTACTTCTAGTAAGGATAAGAATTCAATTTCTCAATTCCAAGCTTTGTGTACTGCTTTATCTGCTACTATTGGTACTGGTAATATTACTGGGATTGCAGTAGCCATTACTAGTGGTGGTCCAGGTGCTATTTTTTGGATGTGGATTGCAGCTATTGTTGGGATGATGACTAACTTTTCTGAAAATGTATTAGGGATTTTCTATCGTAGAAAAAATAAAGATGGTGAATGGTGCGGGGGTGCTATGTATTATCTTGAAGATGGTTTAGGGGCTAAGTTTAAGACTTTAGGGAAAGTTTTAGCTGTATTGTTTGCTAGTTTTGCTATGATTGCTTCGTTTGGGATTGGTAATATGGGACAAGTTTCTTCTATTAAGGAGTCTATTTTAACGGCTGCTGGAGCTACAGGTAATGTTACTGCTAGTATTGTGATTGGACTTGTTATTATGTTTTTAGCTGGTTTAGTAATTCTTGGTGGAATTACTCGAATTGCTAAAGCGAATGAAAAAATTGTACCTGCTATGGCTGGTGTTTACATATTAGGGGCTATTATCATTATTGTAATGCATTCGAATCAAATTATTCCTGCTTTCCAAGCTATCTTTAGCCATGCTTTAAGTAGTGAAGCAATTACTGGGGGAACATTAGGTACTGCGATTACTTGGGGATTTAAAAGAGGTGTGTTTTCTAATGAAGCTGGTTTAGGTTCTTCTGTTATTGTTCATAGTGCATCGAATGTAAAGGAACCAGTAGTACAAGGTTTATGGGGTATTTTTGAAGTTTTCTTTGATACTATTATTGTTTGTACTTTAACTGCTTTAGTTATCTTAACTTCTGGTTTAGTTAGTTTAGAAACAGGTGTTCCTTTTAATAGTGATTTAAGTAGTTTAGGTTTAGTAACAGAAATATTTGGATCTGTGTTTGGTACATTAGGTGGAGTATTCTTAGCTGTTGCTATTACATTATTTGCTTTTTCTACCGTACTAGGATGGTCTTATTATGGAACGAAATCTTGTGAATATTTATTTGGGACGAAAGCATCTCAAGTTTATAAACTTGCTTTTTTAGGAGTCGTTGTTGTTGGATGTGTTTTGGATGCATCTTTGATTATTGATATTTCAGATACTTTTAATGGATTTATGGCGATTCCTAACTTAATTGGGGTTGTTACTTTATCTGGATTGGTTGTTAAGATCACGAACAACTATGTACAACGAGTAATTAAGAAAAAAGATATTGAACCAATGCTTTCTAATTTTGCAGATTTACAAGCTTTACATGCAAAAGAAATAGCAGAAAAATAA
- a CDS encoding iron-containing alcohol dehydrogenase, whose product MNNFNFYAPTKIVFGKDTEQKVGELVKAQKANKVLIHYGGASAVKSGLLERVVNSLKEAGIEYVLLGGVIPNPRLSLVYEGIELCRKEKVDFILAVGGGSVIDSAKGIAWGVPFDGDVWELYEKKQEASDALPLGCILTIAAAGSEMSGGSVLTKDEGGLKRDYCNDNIRSKFSIMNPELTLTLPPYQTAAGCVDILMHTLERYFVSGSTLETTKSIAEAIMRTVITNTKILHHDPMNYDARAEIMWCSSLSHNDLTGCGNLSNDFASHMLEHEISGLFDVTHGAGLAVVWPSWARYVYQDCLDTFVRFAIEVMGIENTGDKETMALQGIDALEAFFTSIDMPVTMTQMNLEVSEKQVRYMANSCSQAAGGNCIGSAKSLDLEDMYQILKDAV is encoded by the coding sequence ATGAATAATTTTAATTTTTATGCACCAACAAAAATTGTATTTGGAAAAGATACAGAACAAAAAGTTGGTGAATTAGTGAAAGCACAAAAAGCTAATAAAGTATTAATTCATTATGGTGGTGCTAGTGCAGTGAAATCTGGTTTATTAGAAAGAGTCGTAAACTCTTTGAAAGAAGCAGGTATTGAATATGTTTTATTAGGAGGGGTTATCCCTAACCCACGTTTGTCTTTAGTATATGAAGGTATTGAGTTATGTAGAAAAGAAAAGGTGGATTTTATTCTTGCTGTTGGTGGTGGATCAGTTATTGATTCTGCCAAAGGAATTGCTTGGGGAGTTCCTTTTGATGGAGATGTTTGGGAATTATATGAAAAGAAACAAGAAGCTAGTGATGCTTTACCACTAGGTTGTATTTTAACAATTGCTGCGGCCGGTAGTGAAATGAGTGGTGGTAGTGTTCTAACAAAAGATGAGGGTGGTTTAAAAAGAGACTATTGCAATGATAATATTCGTTCTAAGTTTTCTATCATGAATCCTGAATTAACCCTTACTTTACCACCTTATCAAACAGCTGCTGGTTGTGTTGATATTTTGATGCATACTTTAGAAAGATATTTTGTTTCTGGATCAACTTTGGAAACAACAAAAAGCATAGCAGAAGCAATTATGAGAACAGTCATTACAAATACTAAAATATTACATCATGATCCTATGAATTATGATGCTAGAGCTGAAATTATGTGGTGTTCTAGTTTATCTCATAATGATTTAACTGGTTGTGGTAATCTAAGCAATGACTTTGCAAGTCATATGTTAGAACATGAAATTAGTGGATTATTTGATGTCACACATGGTGCTGGTTTAGCGGTGGTATGGCCTAGTTGGGCACGTTATGTATATCAAGACTGTTTAGATACTTTTGTGAGATTTGCAATAGAAGTAATGGGTATAGAAAATACTGGTGATAAAGAAACAATGGCTCTTCAAGGGATTGATGCTTTAGAAGCATTCTTTACATCTATTGATATGCCGGTAACAATGACTCAAATGAATTTAGAAGTTAGTGAAAAACAAGTAAGATATATGGCTAATTCTTGTAGTCAAGCAGCTGGTGGAAATTGTATTGGTAGTGCAAAATCTTTGGATTTAGAAGATATGTATCAAATATTAAAGGATGCAGTCTAA
- a CDS encoding alpha/beta fold hydrolase, translating into MNKIIDTFISSNLTSTIQYYIYEPDSNPKGIIQLTHGMMERIELYEEFIGFMCDKGFIVCGHDHIGHGHSGELSDSFGFFANTAGYRYLIEDLHQLNTIIKEKYDDLPYFLIGHSLGSLVARNYLRLYANEVDGCVFSASGSASPLTVLGLIYVEFKIKRSGPHFVSESFEKTIFGNFNKGQKDKFSGWLCSNQEFIETFKNDSLCQFGFSLSAYRDLLTLFYQSNKQNWFTSVPNEMPILLLSGNQDPIMNNGKDMLKVEENLRKTNHTKINSYLYDGSMHNLFHEIDRSTVFNDIYQWITAL; encoded by the coding sequence ATGAATAAAATAATAGATACTTTTATCAGTAGTAATTTAACCAGTACAATCCAATATTATATTTATGAACCAGATAGTAATCCTAAAGGGATTATACAATTAACACATGGTATGATGGAGAGAATTGAGTTATATGAGGAGTTTATTGGGTTTATGTGTGATAAAGGATTTATTGTATGTGGCCATGATCATATTGGACATGGTCATTCTGGGGAACTTTCTGATAGTTTTGGATTTTTTGCTAACACAGCAGGATATCGATATTTAATTGAAGATCTTCATCAATTAAATACGATTATAAAAGAAAAATATGATGATCTCCCTTATTTTTTAATAGGTCATAGTTTAGGTTCTTTGGTAGCGAGAAACTATTTACGTCTTTATGCAAATGAAGTAGATGGATGTGTGTTCAGTGCATCTGGAAGTGCTAGTCCTCTTACTGTTCTGGGACTTATTTATGTAGAGTTTAAGATAAAAAGAAGTGGTCCTCATTTTGTTTCTGAATCTTTTGAAAAAACAATCTTTGGAAACTTTAATAAAGGACAAAAAGATAAGTTTAGTGGTTGGTTGTGTAGTAACCAAGAATTTATTGAAACTTTTAAAAATGATTCACTATGTCAATTTGGATTTAGTTTATCTGCTTATCGTGATTTATTAACATTATTTTACCAAAGTAATAAACAAAATTGGTTTACAAGTGTTCCAAATGAGATGCCAATCTTATTACTTTCTGGTAATCAAGATCCTATTATGAATAATGGAAAAGATATGCTAAAGGTAGAAGAAAATTTACGTAAAACGAATCATACAAAGATAAATTCTTATTTATATGATGGTTCTATGCATAATCTATTTCATGAAATAGATCGTTCTACTGTTTTTAATGATATATACCAATGGATTACAGCTTTATAA
- a CDS encoding M15 family metallopeptidase has product MTKKKIILLLIVIIVGVICFLMNNSTYVARIEGKKVSSYKQEIEYGQDYSFLPNDISLQVTYKDQDITDLLEYEDITISSLGTYEIVYSYQDYSFTYEITVKDSSGPTIRLDDQYEVLLYSTFDVNSLGIDVIDNYFIDDIELDVDGQVDTSLVGEYSIDIIASDGNDNQTTAKTTIVVLAPVNELVEGTNIVANPSDITVYISKEYALPEGWEPDDLVSIGGNHYLRQEAASAYFEMMAQAQLDGIDITLVSSYRSEAYQTNLYNSYYATDPENAPYYSAYPRSSEHELGLAIDVSDKYSLYNTLDETIVGIWMQNYAYQYGWIMSYPEDKTDITGYIYEPWHYRYVGEELATILYENNLTLGEYYDY; this is encoded by the coding sequence ATGACAAAGAAAAAAATTATTCTATTACTAATTGTGATTATCGTTGGTGTTATTTGTTTTCTAATGAACAATTCAACTTATGTTGCTAGAATAGAAGGTAAGAAGGTTAGTAGTTATAAACAAGAAATAGAATATGGACAAGATTATTCTTTTTTACCAAATGATATTTCATTACAGGTAACTTATAAAGATCAGGATATTACTGACTTATTAGAATATGAAGATATAACAATATCGTCACTAGGAACATATGAAATCGTATATTCTTATCAAGATTATTCTTTTACTTATGAAATAACAGTGAAAGATTCATCAGGACCAACTATCAGATTAGATGATCAATATGAAGTATTGTTATATAGTACTTTTGATGTAAATAGTTTAGGTATTGATGTTATTGATAACTATTTTATTGATGATATTGAATTAGATGTAGATGGTCAAGTAGATACATCCTTGGTAGGGGAGTATTCTATTGATATTATTGCTAGCGATGGAAATGATAATCAAACTACTGCTAAGACAACTATTGTTGTCTTAGCCCCTGTTAATGAGTTAGTGGAAGGTACGAATATTGTTGCAAATCCAAGTGATATTACTGTTTATATAAGTAAGGAATACGCTTTGCCAGAAGGATGGGAACCAGATGATTTAGTAAGTATTGGTGGAAATCATTATTTAAGGCAAGAAGCAGCAAGTGCATATTTTGAAATGATGGCACAAGCACAATTAGATGGTATCGATATCACATTGGTCTCTAGTTATCGTAGTGAAGCATATCAAACTAATTTATATAACAGCTATTATGCAACTGATCCTGAAAATGCACCTTATTATAGTGCCTATCCTCGTTCTAGTGAACATGAATTAGGATTAGCGATTGATGTTAGTGATAAATATAGTTTATACAATACATTAGATGAAACAATCGTTGGTATATGGATGCAAAATTATGCTTATCAATATGGTTGGATTATGAGTTATCCTGAAGATAAAACAGATATTACAGGATATATTTATGAACCCTGGCATTATCGTTATGTAGGTGAAGAACTAGCAACTATTTTATATGAAAACAATCTAACATTAGGAGAATATTATGATTACTAA
- a CDS encoding endonuclease/exonuclease/phosphatase family protein, whose translation MKNNYILSYNLNGWCPVNRKLSYDQKIRSFASYVFKFYEKPIFIMIQEIIAGRDQKYLKLIESLFKDYEVILPLFDYDKHNRSIMSVTLIKKDVLKGYSRKDFDVELPNRINYVIANIDNQEYHLINTHVVQTVNFKNKAAWFIEERKRLYKYQWELLISKAKETNDCNVIIAGDFQEPFHKSHLMELERLGYKGPQLNNTNTVENSFFGDNTCIDHIIFSASAYKKHMPVILVDSNKVGLWSDHSLICAKCL comes from the coding sequence ATGAAAAATAATTATATTTTAAGCTATAACTTAAATGGATGGTGTCCTGTAAATAGGAAATTATCATATGATCAAAAGATTAGAAGCTTTGCATCTTATGTTTTTAAATTTTATGAAAAACCAATATTTATCATGATTCAAGAAATAATTGCAGGACGTGATCAAAAGTATCTTAAGTTGATTGAATCATTATTTAAAGATTATGAAGTTATTTTACCTCTCTTTGATTATGATAAACATAATCGAAGTATTATGTCAGTCACACTTATCAAAAAAGATGTTTTAAAAGGCTATTCTAGAAAGGATTTCGATGTAGAGCTTCCAAACAGGATTAATTATGTAATTGCAAATATAGATAATCAAGAATATCATTTGATTAATACACACGTTGTTCAAACAGTGAATTTTAAAAATAAAGCAGCTTGGTTTATTGAAGAAAGAAAACGACTTTATAAATACCAATGGGAATTACTAATTTCTAAAGCAAAAGAAACAAATGATTGTAATGTTATTATAGCAGGTGATTTTCAAGAACCTTTTCATAAAAGTCACTTAATGGAACTTGAGAGACTAGGATATAAAGGACCACAACTGAATAATACGAATACAGTAGAAAATAGTTTTTTTGGTGATAATACTTGTATTGATCATATTATCTTTAGTGCTAGTGCATACAAAAAACATATGCCAGTTATACTTGTTGATAGTAATAAGGTTGGTCTTTGGAGTGATCACTCACTTATTTGTGCTAAATGTTTATAG